In the Campylobacter sputorum subsp. sputorum genome, GCTCTAACAGCGCCATCATAAAGATAAATATATTCACCAAGTTTTAACATATCTAAAATTTCAGGATGATTTATACATGTCTCATAGCGATTTTCCATTATCTGTTTTCCAAGAATTTCTTCTTTTTTAAAAACTATATGATCGCCTATTTTTAATGTAAAAGTATTTTCTAATTTTCCTATGCGTATCTTTGGACCGCTGATGTCTTGAAGAACGCCTATCCTAATGCCTAATTCTTTTTCAACTTCCCTTACAATATCTAAATTTTTTTTATGATATTCGTGAGTTCCGTGAGAAAAATTTAATCTAAATACATTTACGCCGTTTTTTACCATCTCTAGTATAGTCTGTTTATTATCGCTTGATGGACCCAGTGTTGCTACTATTTTTGTTTTTTTAAACATAATTTTCCTTTTTTCAAATTATACAAATTTAAAGAAACATTTTAGATATATTATTATCCTAATTCGGATTCAAATTTAGCTTCATCAAAAGATTTATTTAAAAACTCACACACTTTTTTTGCATCTTTTACGCCATTTCCAAGACAACTTGTAGCACCGGGACTTGGCGTCATATTAAAAATAATGCCTTTTTTTGTATCAATTGATGCCTCTCCAAGCATAAGAGTTTTGTTTTTCTTATCAATTACTTGTGGTCTAATGCCGCCAAAACCTTTTGCATAGTAAATATCATCTTCTCTCAAACTAGGAACAATCTTTCTAGCATCTTTTACAAAAAGTTTTTTTCCTAAAATAGGCATCTCAAAAGCTATATTTCTAAATAAATAATTTCTAATATCACTATCTTTTAATAAATCCCAAAAAACGCTAATGGTATCCATACCTAAGTTCAGAGCCGATAATGATTCTAAAATACTTTTTGAACCATGAAATCTCTCTAATTTTGGCATAGGAATAGCAGTTGGTCCAAAACGAGTGCATCCATCTGCTAAAATATCAGGGTCTCCATGCAATGCCGCAAAAGGAAGCTTTGGATTTTGAATCATATAAACTTTACCATTTAATAATTTTTTCTTAGTTAAATAATAACTTCCTGCCATCGGCAAAGTTCCCATATCCATTCCATAGCCCATTTTATGGGCCAAATATAAAGAGTGTGCACCAGCATTTACAACTACAAAATCAGCACTTATTGAAAGATTATTAATAGTATTTATATAAAACTTATTGCCAACTTGATTGATTCTTTTTACTTCGGAATTTAGATAGACATCTACATGTTTTGAGTTCTCTTTTTTAGCATTATCTACAAATGAATTTGACATAGCGCCAAAATCAACAGTTGTATAAGCACCATCAAGAGTTCCTATGTCAGCAACATTATCTTTTCTAACATTGCTATTTTCATCAAAAACAACTTTTGGTTCTATTTGCTTTAATCTATCTCTATCGTAAAATTCCAAATAAGGATATATCTTCTTAAGCTCATCATATCTTTGTTTGATAGATTCAACTTCTTCTTCGCCAACTCCCATGGCAAATTTTTGATGCTTAAACATAAACTGCTCATTATAGCCGT is a window encoding:
- a CDS encoding FAD-dependent oxidoreductase, whose protein sequence is MKEMHYEVVVVGGGISGSALVYLLSRYTNIKSIALVEKYEGVSTLNSKGTGNSQTIHSGDIETNYTYEKAKKVKKTADMIVKYGLQHGYNEQFMFKHQKFAMGVGEEEVESIKQRYDELKKIYPYLEFYDRDRLKQIEPKVVFDENSNVRKDNVADIGTLDGAYTTVDFGAMSNSFVDNAKKENSKHVDVYLNSEVKRINQVGNKFYINTINNLSISADFVVVNAGAHSLYLAHKMGYGMDMGTLPMAGSYYLTKKKLLNGKVYMIQNPKLPFAALHGDPDILADGCTRFGPTAIPMPKLERFHGSKSILESLSALNLGMDTISVFWDLLKDSDIRNYLFRNIAFEMPILGKKLFVKDARKIVPSLREDDIYYAKGFGGIRPQVIDKKNKTLMLGEASIDTKKGIIFNMTPSPGATSCLGNGVKDAKKVCEFLNKSFDEAKFESELG